A window from Candidatus Epulonipiscium sp. encodes these proteins:
- the plsY gene encoding glycerol-3-phosphate 1-O-acyltransferase PlsY, with translation MFRIACIIIGYLIGCFQTAYILGKLVQKIDIRKFGSGNAGTTNVIRVMGWKVGIMTFIGDFIKGIVAVLICKLIFPNNPEAPLYGGIAAVIGHNWPVFLNFKGGKGIASTVGILLAFDYRIGFICIAVMILILSITRFVSLGSVIMSVSIPILLFIFYKGNTEVILLGCFLMFSALIRHKTNIKRLIKGTETKLGQHSNKKSEEE, from the coding sequence ATGTTTAGGATTGCATGTATAATTATTGGGTACCTTATAGGTTGTTTTCAAACTGCCTATATTTTAGGAAAATTAGTACAAAAAATCGATATAAGAAAATTTGGCAGTGGCAATGCCGGTACAACCAATGTCATAAGAGTTATGGGGTGGAAAGTAGGTATCATGACCTTTATAGGGGATTTTATAAAGGGAATTGTTGCTGTTCTTATATGTAAGCTTATTTTTCCTAACAATCCCGAGGCCCCTTTATATGGGGGGATTGCCGCAGTTATTGGCCACAATTGGCCTGTTTTTTTAAACTTCAAAGGGGGGAAGGGCATAGCCAGTACGGTTGGAATACTGCTAGCCTTTGATTATCGGATTGGCTTTATATGTATTGCAGTCATGATACTTATCTTATCCATAACCCGATTTGTATCTCTAGGCTCCGTCATAATGTCAGTTTCCATTCCTATTTTGCTTTTTATATTTTATAAAGGTAATACAGAAGTCATTTTATTAGGGTGTTTTTTAATGTTTTCGGCATTAATTCGGCATAAAACTAATATTAAACGACTCATTAAGGGCACAGAGACAAAGCTTGGTCAACACTCAAATAAAAAATCAGAGGAGGAATAA
- a CDS encoding NAD(P)H-dependent glycerol-3-phosphate dehydrogenase has translation MRKIAVMGAGSWGTALAILLSKNGQDVTLWCFQEEEKKQLERTRENLAFLPGIFIPNDITITNDYKEALTNKDIIVIAIPSKFIRSNMERFSPYLTSDQIIVNASKGVENETLLTMSQVISEISPKSPVAVILGPSHAEEVARDIPTACVVSSRSKKVAEIVQDTFMTPKFRVYTNPDLIGVELGGAIKNVIALAAGIVDGLGFGDNTKAALMTRGMVETTRLGVAMGADVQTFNGLSGIGDLIVTCTSIHSRNRRAGVLIGKGKSLDEALTEVQMVVEGVHSAKAAYALSKKYNVEMPIIKEIYKVLFENKSPKEAVVNLMMRDRRGEHQTEDVHWSHTVSWKDE, from the coding sequence ATGAGAAAAATTGCTGTTATGGGGGCCGGGAGCTGGGGGACAGCTCTAGCCATATTGCTTTCTAAAAATGGGCAGGACGTCACTTTATGGTGCTTTCAAGAAGAAGAAAAAAAGCAGCTAGAGCGGACTAGGGAAAACTTAGCCTTTCTCCCAGGGATATTTATTCCCAATGATATAACCATAACCAACGATTACAAAGAAGCTTTAACCAATAAAGATATTATTGTTATAGCCATCCCCTCAAAGTTTATTCGCTCAAATATGGAAAGGTTTTCACCCTATTTGACTTCGGACCAAATCATAGTTAATGCTTCTAAGGGGGTAGAAAATGAAACCCTCCTCACCATGTCACAGGTTATCTCTGAGATTTCTCCTAAGAGCCCGGTGGCGGTTATACTAGGACCTAGCCATGCGGAGGAAGTGGCTAGGGATATCCCTACAGCCTGTGTGGTTTCATCTAGGTCAAAAAAGGTAGCTGAAATCGTTCAGGATACCTTTATGACTCCTAAATTTAGGGTTTACACCAATCCCGATTTAATAGGGGTTGAACTAGGAGGAGCCATCAAAAATGTCATTGCCCTAGCAGCAGGAATCGTTGATGGCTTAGGTTTCGGGGACAATACAAAGGCAGCACTTATGACAAGGGGAATGGTGGAAACTACAAGACTGGGGGTTGCCATGGGAGCAGATGTTCAAACTTTCAATGGCTTATCCGGCATAGGAGACTTAATAGTAACCTGTACCAGCATCCACAGCCGTAACCGTCGGGCAGGGGTACTCATAGGAAAAGGTAAGTCCCTAGATGAGGCCTTAACCGAGGTTCAGATGGTCGTAGAAGGGGTACATAGTGCAAAGGCAGCCTATGCCTTATCAAAAAAATATAATGTGGAGATGCCCATAATAAAAGAAATCTATAAAGTGCTTTTCGAAAATAAATCTCCCAAAGAAGCAGTAGTCAATCTTATGATGAGAGATAGGCGGGGGGAACATCAAACAGAAGATGTCCATTGGTCCCATACCGTATCCTGGAAAGATGAGTAA
- a CDS encoding ribosome biogenesis GTPase Der — translation MSKPIVAIVGRPNVGKSTLFNRLAGERISIVEDTPGVTRDRIYVEVEWLSHKFTLIDTGGIEPNSEDIILSQMRRQAEIAIETADVIIFLVDVKQGLTDSDHEIANMLRKSQKPVVVVVNKVDNNIQDNMDIYEFYNLGLKDPIPISAAQPLGLGDMLDRVVEFFPEKEIVDVEEDVIKVAIIGKPNVGKSSLINKILGEDRVIVSDIPGTTRDAIDTPVTIGEDRFVFIDTAGVRRKNKIKEDIERYSIVRTVAAIERADVSILLIDAEEGITEQDTKIAGIAHERGKASIVVVNKWDKIEKDDKTMNKYLRDIESRLSYMSYAPKLFISALTGQRVPRLFEMIKTVSQNHSLRVSTGLLNDILYEAMAMNQPPSDKGKRLKIYYMTQVSVKPPSFVVFVNDKELMHFSYERYIENQLRDAFGFKGTPLHFMIREKQGKE, via the coding sequence ATGAGTAAACCCATTGTAGCCATCGTAGGAAGGCCGAATGTAGGAAAATCCACACTTTTTAATCGCTTAGCGGGGGAAAGAATATCTATAGTTGAAGATACCCCGGGAGTAACAAGGGATAGGATATATGTAGAAGTTGAATGGCTTAGCCATAAGTTTACCCTAATTGATACAGGGGGTATCGAGCCCAATAGCGAAGATATTATCTTAAGCCAAATGAGAAGACAGGCAGAAATTGCCATAGAAACAGCCGATGTAATTATTTTTCTTGTAGATGTTAAGCAAGGTCTAACAGATTCAGACCATGAAATCGCTAATATGCTTAGGAAATCCCAAAAACCAGTAGTGGTTGTGGTTAATAAAGTCGACAATAACATTCAAGATAATATGGATATCTATGAATTTTATAATCTTGGGTTAAAAGATCCAATTCCAATATCCGCTGCCCAACCTTTAGGGTTAGGAGATATGTTAGATAGGGTGGTAGAATTTTTCCCTGAAAAAGAAATAGTGGATGTTGAAGAGGATGTTATTAAAGTTGCCATAATTGGTAAACCCAATGTAGGTAAATCTTCTCTTATTAATAAGATATTAGGAGAGGACAGGGTAATTGTCAGTGATATTCCTGGGACTACCAGAGATGCCATAGACACTCCCGTAACTATTGGGGAGGACCGATTTGTTTTTATTGACACCGCCGGAGTAAGAAGAAAAAATAAGATAAAAGAAGATATAGAAAGATACAGTATAGTAAGAACCGTTGCTGCCATTGAAAGAGCTGATGTTTCCATTCTACTTATAGATGCAGAAGAAGGAATAACCGAACAGGATACAAAGATTGCAGGCATAGCCCATGAAAGAGGAAAAGCTTCTATAGTAGTAGTAAATAAATGGGATAAAATTGAAAAAGACGATAAAACCATGAACAAATACCTAAGAGATATCGAATCTAGGTTAAGCTATATGTCCTATGCGCCAAAGCTCTTTATATCTGCCTTAACTGGCCAAAGGGTTCCTAGGCTCTTTGAAATGATTAAAACTGTATCACAAAACCACTCCCTTAGGGTTAGCACCGGACTTTTAAACGATATCTTGTATGAAGCGATGGCAATGAATCAGCCTCCATCGGACAAGGGAAAAAGATTAAAAATATATTATATGACTCAGGTAAGCGTAAAACCCCCTAGTTTTGTGGTCTTTGTCAATGACAAGGAACTTATGCATTTTTCCTATGAAAGATATATAGAAAATCAATTAAGAGATGCTTTTGGATTTAAGGGGACTCCCCTTCATTTTATGATTCGGGAAAAGCAGGGAAAGGAATAA
- the spoIVA gene encoding stage IV sporulation protein A, whose product MEGFNIYQDISKRTNGDIYIGVVGPVRTGKSTFIKRFMDLLVIPNIPNNYNKERAKDELPQSAAGKTIMTTEPKFVPNESVAITLNDEVELNVRMIDCVGYMVPGATGHLEGENPRMVNTPWYEYEIPFIEAAEIGTKKVINDHSTIGIVVTTDGTITDIQRADYEEAEQRVISELKALNKPFVVLLNSAKPYDELAQDLNEELSTRYNVPVITCNCAQLKMDDVNRIMESVLYEFPIQEIQFTFPKWIETLDKDHWMKKQIISAVKETMDPVHNLRELKYSVEGFNNYDFIKKAYQEKINLGKGIVRIDLMTADDLFYRVLSETTGMEIEGEHQLISLIRKLADTKREYDKVSYALHEVKQKGYGVVTPLLDELKLEEPEIVKQGNRFGVKLRASAPSIHLIRADIETEVSPIVGTEKQSEELVNYLMSEFETDPRKIWESNIFGKSLHELVNEGLQNKLYRMPEDAQMKLQETLQKIINEGSGGLICIIL is encoded by the coding sequence ATGGAAGGTTTCAATATTTATCAAGATATTTCTAAAAGGACGAACGGGGATATTTACATAGGGGTAGTAGGACCAGTTAGAACAGGAAAATCAACCTTCATCAAACGTTTTATGGACCTTCTTGTAATACCTAATATACCCAATAATTACAATAAAGAAAGGGCAAAAGATGAGCTGCCCCAAAGTGCCGCAGGCAAAACTATTATGACTACAGAGCCTAAATTTGTTCCAAATGAATCTGTAGCAATTACCTTAAATGATGAAGTTGAACTAAATGTTCGGATGATTGACTGTGTTGGATATATGGTTCCCGGGGCAACAGGGCATCTAGAAGGGGAAAATCCTCGAATGGTTAATACCCCTTGGTATGAGTATGAAATACCATTTATAGAAGCAGCAGAAATAGGAACCAAAAAAGTAATCAATGATCATTCGACCATAGGCATTGTTGTTACAACCGATGGCACCATAACAGATATTCAAAGAGCAGATTATGAAGAAGCAGAACAAAGGGTAATTAGTGAACTCAAAGCACTTAATAAACCCTTTGTAGTATTGTTAAATTCCGCAAAACCCTATGATGAGCTAGCTCAAGACTTAAACGAAGAATTATCGACCCGCTACAATGTTCCAGTTATTACCTGTAATTGCGCTCAGCTTAAAATGGACGATGTTAATAGAATTATGGAGAGTGTTTTATACGAATTTCCAATTCAAGAAATTCAATTTACATTCCCCAAATGGATTGAAACCCTAGATAAGGACCATTGGATGAAAAAGCAAATCATATCAGCAGTAAAAGAAACCATGGATCCCGTACACAATCTCAGGGAGCTCAAATACTCAGTAGAAGGTTTTAATAACTATGATTTTATCAAAAAGGCATATCAAGAAAAGATTAATCTAGGCAAAGGGATTGTTCGGATTGATTTAATGACTGCAGATGATTTATTCTATAGGGTATTATCTGAAACAACGGGTATGGAAATAGAGGGGGAACATCAACTGATTTCTCTTATTCGCAAATTGGCAGATACAAAGAGGGAATATGATAAGGTATCCTATGCCCTCCATGAAGTTAAACAAAAAGGCTACGGAGTGGTTACTCCCTTATTGGATGAACTTAAATTAGAAGAGCCGGAAATAGTAAAACAAGGAAATCGTTTTGGAGTTAAGCTAAGGGCCAGTGCACCATCTATCCACTTAATAAGGGCTGATATCGAAACGGAAGTATCCCCTATAGTAGGCACTGAAAAACAAAGTGAAGAGCTAGTTAACTATCTAATGAGTGAATTTGAAACTGATCCAAGAAAAATATGGGAATCCAATATCTTTGGCAAATCCCTTCATGAATTGGTGAATGAAGGCTTACAAAACAAATTGTATCGTATGCCGGAAGATGCCCAAATGAAATTGCAAGAAACCCTGCAAAAAATAATTAACGAAGGAAGCGGCGGCTTAATCTGTATTATTCTATAG